In a single window of the Candidatus Limnocylindrales bacterium genome:
- a CDS encoding NF038122 family metalloprotease, whose protein sequence is MKKIICHLASVGLVLLGAQSALALTIVRTNDASVAANLSPADVTSANAAFDYAAAQISAAFSDPIQINITMAAVPGTGTLGQSSTSLLGVLTYASMRTTMISDATPGDADDAAAIASLGVSDPTSGGHFFVSRAQAKALSLIASDATNDGTFTFGAGFTYTYDPLNRAVPGKIDFIGVAFHEITEIMGRIAISGQALDGSPDYDPADLFRYKAAATRSMNFVDLNVYFSINGGTTNLKTYNNPGNGGDILDWAGGTNDAFNAFSSSGVLNALSAVDIRQVDVIGYNLTSCGDSVVQAGESCDLGAGNGPAPSCCTSSCTFAASTTTCRSSTAICDAAEKCTGASSSCPANGFSASSVLCRNSSGVCDPSENCTGASATCPGNTFLTAASICRPSAGLCDASESCSGTSGACPADSPAASTITCRTSTGICDAAEKCTGASFACPADSAASSATTCRASAGICDVAENCTGASTTCPADTFDSSTICRGQADICDAAETCSGASANCPADNAATVGTPCRPAVGACDIAETCTGLSTNCPVDVTQPDGGPCASDGNACTDDVCQGGVCGVDISDACADTDLCTKDSCDPDAGCVNEVAPSDPFDCLLAPKVKISITDSADPAKDKLSWQWGKGVFFSQTTLDDPRDATTYALCVYDMASSVPSLAVSVVVDPSASLWTSKDPKGFSYKDPAGSSDGATKISLKTGDGGKTKVKFSAAGVNLTLPGPVDPIYFNQNPSVVVQLHNSAGTCWSSEFVPGTETSNGLTSFKAAVK, encoded by the coding sequence ATGAAAAAAATCATCTGTCATCTCGCCTCCGTCGGCCTCGTGTTGCTTGGTGCGCAGTCCGCCTTGGCGCTCACGATCGTGAGGACCAACGACGCTTCGGTCGCCGCCAACCTGTCGCCGGCCGATGTGACTTCCGCCAACGCCGCGTTCGACTATGCAGCGGCGCAGATCTCGGCGGCCTTCAGCGATCCGATCCAGATCAACATCACAATGGCGGCCGTTCCCGGCACGGGCACGCTCGGGCAGAGCAGCACCAGCCTTCTCGGAGTACTGACCTACGCTTCGATGCGAACGACGATGATCAGCGATGCGACTCCGGGCGACGCCGACGATGCGGCCGCAATCGCAAGCCTCGGAGTCTCGGACCCGACGAGTGGCGGACATTTCTTTGTCAGCCGAGCCCAGGCAAAGGCTCTCAGCCTGATTGCGAGTGACGCGACCAACGACGGCACTTTCACGTTCGGCGCCGGCTTCACCTACACGTACGATCCTCTCAACCGCGCCGTGCCCGGCAAAATCGATTTCATCGGCGTCGCGTTTCACGAAATCACCGAAATCATGGGACGCATCGCAATCTCCGGCCAAGCCCTGGACGGTTCCCCGGACTACGACCCTGCGGACCTCTTTCGCTACAAGGCCGCCGCGACACGAAGCATGAACTTCGTCGATCTGAACGTGTATTTCTCGATCAACGGCGGCACGACGAACCTGAAGACCTACAACAACCCCGGAAACGGTGGCGACATCCTCGACTGGGCCGGCGGCACCAACGACGCGTTCAACGCGTTCAGCAGCAGCGGCGTGCTGAACGCATTGTCGGCGGTCGATATCCGTCAGGTGGACGTGATCGGCTACAACCTGACTTCCTGCGGCGACAGCGTGGTGCAGGCCGGCGAGTCGTGCGACCTCGGCGCCGGCAACGGGCCCGCGCCGTCGTGCTGCACTTCTTCCTGCACGTTCGCGGCCAGCACCACCACGTGCCGCAGCTCAACGGCCATCTGCGACGCCGCGGAAAAATGCACGGGCGCCAGCTCGTCGTGTCCGGCCAACGGCTTCAGCGCATCGAGCGTGCTCTGCCGCAACTCGAGCGGCGTCTGCGATCCTTCTGAAAACTGCACCGGCGCAAGCGCGACATGTCCGGGCAACACGTTCCTGACGGCGGCCTCGATCTGCCGCCCGTCCGCCGGCCTCTGCGACGCCTCCGAGAGCTGCTCGGGTACCAGCGGGGCCTGCCCGGCCGACAGCCCCGCGGCGTCGACGATTACCTGTCGCACGTCGACAGGCATCTGCGATGCCGCCGAGAAATGCACCGGCGCGAGCTTTGCCTGTCCGGCCGACAGCGCCGCGTCGTCGGCCACCACCTGTCGCGCGTCGGCAGGCATCTGCGACGTCGCTGAGAACTGCACGGGCGCCAGCACGACGTGTCCTGCCGATACGTTCGATTCCTCGACGATCTGTCGCGGTCAGGCAGACATCTGCGATGCCGCCGAAACCTGCTCCGGCGCGTCTGCGAACTGTCCGGCGGACAACGCAGCAACCGTGGGCACTCCGTGTCGTCCCGCGGTCGGAGCCTGCGATATCGCGGAGACGTGCACCGGCCTTTCCACGAATTGCCCGGTCGACGTCACTCAGCCCGACGGCGGCCCGTGCGCGAGCGACGGCAACGCCTGCACCGACGATGTCTGCCAGGGCGGCGTCTGCGGTGTCGACATTTCCGACGCCTGCGCCGACACCGACCTGTGCACGAAGGATTCGTGCGACCCGGACGCAGGCTGCGTGAACGAAGTTGCCCCGTCCGATCCCTTCGACTGCCTGCTGGCTCCGAAGGTCAAGATCTCAATCACGGACTCTGCCGATCCCGCAAAGGACAAGCTCTCGTGGCAATGGGGCAAGGGCGTATTCTTCAGCCAGACTACGCTGGACGATCCGCGCGACGCGACAACATATGCGCTCTGCGTGTACGACATGGCGAGCTCGGTGCCGTCGCTTGCCGTATCGGTCGTCGTCGATCCGTCCGCTTCGCTGTGGACCAGCAAGGATCCGAAGGGGTTCTCGTACAAGGACCCGGCGGGCAGTTCGGACGGCGCCACCAAGATATCGCTGAAGACGGGAGATGGCGGCAAGACCAAGGTCAAGTTCTCGGCCGCGGGCGTGAACCTGACTCTGCCCGGTCCGGTCGATCCGATCTATTTCAACCAGAACCCGAGCGTCGTCGTACAGCTTCACAACAGTGCCGGTACCTGCTGGAGCAGCGAGTTCGTGCCGGGCACCGAAACGTCCAACGGATTGACGTCGTTCAAGGCGGCGGTCAAGTAG
- a CDS encoding UvrD-helicase domain-containing protein: MKNLQQVLAALNPEQRRAVTTTEGPVLVLAGAGTGKTRVITVRIAYLLARGVAPESILAMTFTNKAAREMRERVSELVGPKKAKLLFVGTFHAFCIDLLRQYGDMIGLGRFTISDGSDQISILRSAMREVNVAGQAMQPMQMLSRISLMKGRLSSPESALAEAADDKDELVAHVWKRYDEQLRRSRSLDFDDILLQALVLLKKKGGPGDVLRERYRYVMVDEYQDTNGPQYEIVNAVAGRHRNLCVVGDDDQSIYGWRGADIRKILSFERDYKNAAVIKLETNYRSTEEILDAANKVIRNNPNRHDKTLRSHLGKGNPVRRYLAVDEMDEAGTVVGEIRRHVDSNEAAWGDFAILFRTGPQARVFEAELRASRVPYTLVGGMSFFDRKEIRDIVAYLKLLVNPDDEIALLRVINCPPRGIGKASIDRILQFSSDQGISVSAAFARASTVKGIPQATADACADFLHLLDRQRGRKAALQTLVTDLIETVAYRGEVERSYPTAELQAQRWSAVEEIVNFAENHQRRKAKDASIATFLHELVLEANDDPTSEDSKSRNSVTLMTLHAAKGLEYPRVFLVGCEEGLLPHLRAVAEDTIEEERRLAYVGITRARHELTFTRTETRAHYGHRKPSMASRFLYEFSGAKPPDDWVAAGEDRPASGKPAAKSAKTKSRKTARAKTVTRRRAAR; encoded by the coding sequence TTGAAAAACCTGCAGCAGGTCCTCGCGGCTCTCAATCCGGAGCAGCGCCGCGCCGTGACGACTACGGAAGGTCCGGTGCTCGTGCTCGCCGGTGCCGGTACCGGCAAGACCCGCGTCATCACGGTTCGCATCGCGTACCTGCTCGCGCGCGGGGTCGCACCCGAGTCGATCCTGGCGATGACGTTTACGAACAAGGCCGCGCGCGAGATGCGCGAGCGCGTCAGCGAGCTCGTCGGGCCGAAGAAGGCCAAGCTGCTGTTCGTCGGCACGTTTCACGCGTTCTGCATCGACCTGCTGCGCCAGTACGGAGACATGATCGGTCTCGGCCGCTTCACGATCAGCGACGGCTCCGACCAGATCTCGATCCTGCGCTCGGCCATGCGCGAGGTGAACGTGGCCGGCCAGGCGATGCAGCCGATGCAGATGCTGTCGCGCATCTCGCTCATGAAGGGCCGCCTGTCCTCGCCGGAATCCGCGCTCGCCGAAGCCGCCGATGACAAGGACGAGCTCGTCGCGCATGTCTGGAAACGCTACGACGAGCAGCTCCGCCGTTCCCGCTCGCTGGATTTCGACGACATCCTGCTGCAGGCGCTGGTCCTGCTGAAGAAGAAAGGCGGCCCCGGCGATGTGCTGCGCGAGCGCTACCGCTACGTCATGGTCGACGAGTACCAGGACACCAACGGCCCGCAGTACGAGATCGTGAATGCGGTTGCCGGCCGTCATCGCAACCTTTGCGTGGTCGGCGACGACGACCAGTCGATCTACGGGTGGCGCGGCGCCGACATCCGCAAGATTCTCAGCTTCGAGCGCGACTACAAAAATGCGGCCGTCATCAAGCTCGAGACCAACTACCGCTCGACCGAAGAAATTCTCGACGCGGCCAACAAGGTCATCCGCAACAACCCGAACCGTCACGACAAGACGCTGCGCTCGCACCTCGGGAAAGGAAACCCGGTGCGCCGCTATCTTGCGGTCGACGAGATGGACGAGGCCGGCACGGTGGTGGGCGAGATCCGCCGTCACGTCGACAGCAACGAGGCTGCGTGGGGCGACTTCGCGATTCTGTTCCGCACCGGCCCGCAGGCGCGCGTCTTCGAGGCCGAGCTGCGCGCGTCGAGGGTTCCCTACACGCTGGTCGGCGGAATGTCGTTCTTCGACCGCAAGGAGATCCGCGACATCGTCGCGTATCTCAAGCTACTGGTGAATCCCGACGACGAGATCGCGCTGCTGCGAGTCATCAACTGCCCGCCGCGCGGAATCGGAAAGGCTTCGATCGATCGCATTCTGCAGTTCTCTTCCGATCAGGGAATTTCTGTGTCGGCGGCGTTCGCGCGCGCCTCGACCGTTAAAGGTATTCCGCAGGCGACCGCCGATGCCTGCGCGGATTTCCTGCACCTGCTCGACAGGCAGCGCGGCCGCAAGGCTGCGCTTCAGACGCTGGTCACCGACCTCATCGAAACCGTGGCGTATCGGGGCGAAGTCGAGCGCAGCTATCCGACCGCCGAGCTGCAGGCGCAAAGGTGGAGCGCGGTCGAAGAGATCGTCAACTTTGCCGAAAACCACCAGCGCCGGAAGGCGAAGGACGCGAGCATTGCGACGTTCCTCCACGAGCTCGTGCTCGAAGCCAACGACGATCCGACCAGCGAGGATTCCAAAAGCCGCAACAGCGTCACGCTGATGACGCTCCACGCTGCCAAGGGGCTCGAGTATCCGCGCGTATTTCTCGTCGGCTGCGAGGAGGGACTCCTTCCGCACCTGCGCGCCGTCGCCGAAGATACGATCGAGGAAGAGCGGCGGCTTGCGTACGTGGGAATCACGCGCGCCCGCCACGAGCTGACGTTCACTCGCACCGAGACGCGTGCGCACTACGGACACCGCAAGCCGTCGATGGCGTCGCGGTTCCTGTATGAATTCAGCGGGGCCAAGCCGCCCGACGATTGGGTCGCAGCCGGCGAGGATCGGCCCGCGAGCGGAAAGCCGGCTGCGAAATCGGCGAAGACGAAGAGCAGGAAAACTGCGCGGGCGAAGACCGTGACGCGTCGCCGCGCCGCGCGCTGA
- a CDS encoding dihydrofolate reductase family protein, with protein MTRLRVNAFSISVDGFGAGRDQSLDNPLGVGGMALHDWVLGTKTFRQMVGDVEGSLPGGEVAREGIDDDFAARGFENLGAWILGRNMFGPVRGPWPDDSWKGWWGENPPYHVPVFVLTHHAREPITMEGGTTFHFVTDGIHSALKRAKEAAAGKDVRVGGGVATIRQYLTAGLIDEIHLVISPVLLGSGEQLFAGIDMVSLGYKCSEHATTDRVVHVVLTK; from the coding sequence ATGACGAGACTTCGCGTCAACGCATTCAGCATCTCCGTGGACGGATTCGGCGCGGGCCGCGATCAGAGCCTCGACAACCCGCTGGGCGTCGGAGGCATGGCGCTGCACGACTGGGTCCTTGGCACGAAGACGTTCCGGCAGATGGTCGGCGACGTCGAAGGGTCATTGCCCGGCGGCGAGGTCGCACGCGAAGGCATCGATGACGATTTCGCTGCGCGCGGATTCGAGAACCTCGGCGCGTGGATCCTGGGCCGCAACATGTTCGGGCCGGTGCGCGGTCCGTGGCCGGACGACAGCTGGAAAGGATGGTGGGGCGAGAATCCGCCGTACCACGTTCCGGTGTTCGTGCTGACGCATCATGCGCGTGAGCCCATCACGATGGAGGGCGGTACGACGTTTCATTTCGTGACCGACGGAATCCATTCCGCACTGAAGCGCGCGAAGGAAGCAGCGGCGGGAAAGGACGTCCGGGTCGGCGGCGGCGTCGCCACGATTCGCCAGTACCTCACCGCCGGGTTGATCGACGAGATTCACCTCGTGATTTCCCCGGTGCTTCTGGGGAGCGGCGAGCAGCTCTTTGCCGGTATCGATATGGTAAGCCTCGGTTACAAGTGTTCCGAGCACGCCACCACGGACCGCGTCGTGCATGTCGTCCTGACGAAGTAG
- a CDS encoding D-aminoacylase has translation MHDLVIRGGTVVDGTGQRPARADVAIDGDRITAIGDVNEPGRVEIDATGKVVAPGFVDIHTHYDGQATWDPEMAPSSWHGVTTVVMGNCGVGFAPARPDRHEWLIRLMEGVEDIPGTALAEGMTWDWESFPEYLDALEKLPRTVDVGTHVPHGAVRAYVMGERGARNEEPTEADIAAMSGIVEDGLRAGALGFSTSRTVLHKSIDGELVPGTTATREELIGIGRAMGRIGHGVFEMASDLRREWNEFEWMGELSRETGLPVTFAALQSVSKELSLDEQIAEMTAENAKGARIVAQIALRGNGIIMGWRGTVHPFVFRPAWWEIMFEPWDVQLATLKDPAFRARILAEEPMFPPTDVVALLKVVAGGWSSQYEMGPDFDYEPTADRSIAARAEARGVSGAEYAYDLMMEEEGRGFIYFPVLNYADGNLDFVEALLERDDCVNSLSDGGAHCGTICDAASPTFMLQYWVRDRRRKTIPLELAIKRQCRDTALLYGLGDRGVLAPGYLADVNVIDMERLRLGAPWLAFDLPAGGKRLLQKAEGYDVTIKSGQVTFRGGVMQGPTPGKVIRGPQKLDAKAA, from the coding sequence ATGCACGATCTCGTCATACGAGGTGGAACCGTCGTTGATGGAACCGGTCAGCGTCCGGCGCGAGCGGACGTCGCGATCGACGGAGATCGCATCACTGCGATCGGCGACGTGAACGAGCCGGGCCGCGTCGAGATCGACGCGACCGGCAAAGTCGTCGCGCCGGGCTTCGTCGACATTCATACGCACTACGACGGCCAGGCCACGTGGGATCCGGAAATGGCACCGTCGAGCTGGCACGGCGTGACGACGGTCGTCATGGGCAACTGCGGCGTAGGCTTCGCCCCGGCGAGGCCCGACCGGCACGAATGGCTGATCCGTCTCATGGAAGGTGTCGAGGACATTCCCGGCACCGCGCTCGCCGAAGGCATGACGTGGGATTGGGAAAGCTTTCCGGAATATCTCGACGCGCTCGAAAAACTTCCGCGCACCGTTGACGTGGGCACGCACGTTCCGCACGGCGCGGTGCGCGCCTATGTGATGGGCGAGCGCGGTGCTCGCAACGAAGAGCCGACCGAAGCCGACATTGCGGCGATGTCGGGGATCGTCGAGGACGGCCTGCGCGCCGGCGCGCTCGGCTTCTCGACGTCGCGCACCGTCCTGCACAAATCGATCGACGGCGAGCTGGTTCCCGGCACGACTGCGACCAGAGAAGAGCTGATCGGCATCGGTCGCGCGATGGGACGGATCGGCCACGGCGTCTTCGAGATGGCGTCCGATCTTCGCAGGGAATGGAACGAGTTCGAGTGGATGGGCGAGCTCAGCCGCGAAACCGGACTGCCGGTAACGTTCGCAGCGCTGCAGTCCGTTTCCAAGGAGCTGAGCCTCGATGAGCAGATCGCCGAGATGACGGCCGAGAATGCCAAAGGAGCGCGCATCGTTGCGCAGATCGCGCTGCGCGGGAACGGCATCATCATGGGATGGCGCGGCACGGTTCATCCGTTCGTGTTCCGTCCGGCGTGGTGGGAAATCATGTTCGAGCCGTGGGACGTGCAGCTCGCGACGCTCAAGGATCCGGCCTTTCGCGCGCGCATCCTTGCCGAAGAGCCGATGTTTCCGCCCACCGACGTCGTCGCGCTCCTCAAGGTCGTCGCCGGCGGCTGGTCGTCGCAGTACGAGATGGGCCCGGACTTCGACTACGAACCGACGGCCGACCGGTCGATCGCGGCGCGGGCCGAAGCCAGGGGCGTGAGCGGCGCCGAATACGCGTACGACCTGATGATGGAGGAGGAAGGGCGCGGCTTCATTTATTTCCCGGTGCTGAACTATGCCGACGGCAATCTGGATTTCGTCGAAGCCCTGCTCGAGCGCGACGACTGCGTGAACTCGCTGTCCGACGGCGGCGCGCACTGCGGGACGATCTGCGACGCCGCATCGCCGACCTTCATGCTGCAGTACTGGGTGCGCGATCGCCGGCGGAAAACCATTCCGCTCGAGCTGGCCATCAAGCGCCAGTGTCGCGACACGGCGCTGCTCTACGGCCTCGGCGACCGCGGCGTGCTCGCGCCCGGCTATCTCGCCGACGTCAACGTCATCGACATGGAGCGGCTGCGACTCGGAGCACCTTGGCTCGCATTCGACCTTCCGGCAGGAGGCAAGCGGCTGCTGCAGAAGGCCGAAGGCTACGACGTGACGATCAAGTCCGGGCAGGTCACGTTCCGCGGCGGCGTCATGCAGGGACCAACGCCCGGAAAAGTGATTCGCGGGCCGCAGAAACTCGACGCGAAGGCCGCTTGA
- a CDS encoding DUF2339 domain-containing protein, giving the protein MLLWTILLLVPLAGVAGFLIGMGNRARIGALDRRLADGMSLLARRIARLEEAAGLASEEPAATRPLPVRYPSSAPQAPWVPPIEPLPEQAPAMAKPDTTAEPESMTAEPEIAEPESMIPQTELPALPPELPATIWSPAAPSDAPYPAPVLASSSAEEATPPAESLELEPSFASHEPPPVSPPPPPPLPPAPRRTVDWEGLVGVKLFSWIAGVALVFAAVFFLRYSIEHGWLSPSVRMAIGLLTGAGLLVGCELRAARRYPVTANALDAAGIAILFSTLFASHALWNLLPQLTVFALMALVAAVAVLLSIRRDSVFIALLGLVGGFATPALLSTGEDRPVALFSYLMLLNVGLAWVAYRKSWPVLTSLSVAFTTLYQWGWVIKFLDAARLPLAAAIFLVFPILHVLAFAVGRTRREGEDPRFGQAMSFASIVPVLFALYLAAVPAYGEHYALLFGLLLVVSVGLGVIAAMLGPEILHVGGAFAAVVAFSVWFGASYTSEAWPGVLGFLACFIAWYLGAPKVAQRLGRPFSLHGEQAMLAAPALLFAFPMLAFLEPATAEPGLLFGVLFVFLSVISAAAIAREDGVLYFTGAFFALAAEAVWSGKFLDPERLLEALAIYAAFALFYLGVPIAAERAGKRLQPEGGGSLVLLLGIALLFFLALGPVAHSALWGIAVLLAILNAGLFAQASAGGPRLLTIAGIGLSWVVIAVWWSAAMTPALLFPALLVVAGFTALILGGGVLTLTTSGEGSAAHDRSLSLALVGHAFLLFVAAQADLAVPPWPVFGILALLDLAIGAAALYTRRAVLHVAAIIASQLIVLVWMLVATVAPWPTVGMLAADAVAAFAFGWFVLVQRRPDASELFPAAAVVGVFLAQAVTIISAQMDSPPELASLVVNHVALLVALLAVTWRTGRHALAVLAVVPTAIGSGLWIFQHADAWQAGLVFVTSIYVVFLAYPMALGARAGRSRAPYVAAVAAGLAFLLLARRCILAGGWESVIGLLPVAQAACMLALLQRVLAIEPAGEREIGRLAIVAGAALAFVTVAIPLQLSRQWITVAWALEGASLAWLYRRIPFKQLIVWSAGLCVAVFVRLALNPWIFEYHARASVPIWNWYLYTYLVSAAALFAAAWWLRDVDDSFFDGMPRVSDALSAAATVLLFLILNIEIADFYSTGSALTFNFSGDIAQDLTYTIGWAVFAIALLTAGIARRRSIVRISALGLLVITITKCFLHDLWRLGGLYRVGSFVGLAVCLALVAVLLQKFVFGGQEESA; this is encoded by the coding sequence ATGTTGCTGTGGACAATCCTTCTGCTCGTGCCGCTCGCCGGCGTCGCGGGATTTCTCATCGGCATGGGAAACCGCGCGCGGATCGGCGCGCTCGATCGGCGGCTCGCGGACGGGATGTCGCTCCTCGCGCGCCGCATTGCCCGACTCGAAGAGGCGGCGGGGCTTGCCAGCGAGGAGCCCGCGGCAACGCGGCCGCTTCCGGTGCGCTACCCGTCGTCGGCACCGCAGGCGCCGTGGGTGCCGCCCATCGAGCCGCTGCCCGAACAGGCGCCCGCGATGGCGAAGCCGGATACGACGGCAGAGCCGGAGTCGATGACAGCAGAGCCGGAGATCGCGGAGCCGGAGTCGATGATTCCGCAAACCGAGCTGCCGGCTTTGCCGCCCGAGCTTCCCGCAACGATCTGGAGTCCGGCGGCGCCATCCGACGCTCCGTACCCGGCGCCTGTTCTCGCATCGTCGTCTGCAGAAGAAGCGACGCCTCCGGCGGAATCGCTCGAGCTGGAACCGTCCTTCGCATCGCACGAACCGCCGCCGGTTTCGCCGCCGCCGCCGCCGCCACTGCCGCCGGCCCCGCGGCGCACGGTCGACTGGGAAGGACTGGTCGGCGTCAAGCTATTCTCCTGGATCGCCGGCGTCGCGCTGGTCTTCGCCGCAGTCTTCTTCCTTCGCTACTCCATCGAGCACGGATGGCTGAGTCCGTCCGTCCGCATGGCGATCGGCCTGCTGACGGGCGCAGGCCTGCTCGTCGGCTGCGAGCTGCGTGCGGCGCGCCGCTATCCGGTGACGGCCAATGCGCTCGACGCAGCCGGCATCGCGATCCTGTTCTCGACGCTGTTCGCTTCGCATGCACTGTGGAACCTGTTGCCGCAGCTTACCGTCTTCGCGCTGATGGCGCTCGTCGCGGCGGTCGCGGTGCTGCTGTCGATCCGGCGCGACTCCGTCTTCATTGCGCTGCTCGGGCTCGTCGGTGGTTTCGCGACTCCTGCGCTGTTGTCCACTGGCGAAGATCGTCCGGTCGCGCTGTTCAGCTACCTGATGCTGCTCAATGTCGGGCTGGCATGGGTTGCCTATCGCAAGAGCTGGCCGGTGCTGACCTCGCTCAGCGTCGCGTTCACGACGCTGTATCAGTGGGGATGGGTCATCAAGTTCCTCGATGCCGCGCGACTGCCGCTCGCGGCGGCGATCTTTCTCGTATTCCCGATCCTGCACGTGCTCGCGTTCGCGGTCGGCAGGACCCGGCGCGAAGGCGAGGATCCGCGCTTCGGGCAGGCGATGTCGTTCGCGTCGATCGTGCCGGTGCTTTTCGCGCTCTATCTCGCGGCCGTACCAGCGTACGGCGAGCACTACGCGCTTCTGTTCGGGTTGCTGCTGGTGGTCAGCGTCGGGCTCGGCGTGATCGCAGCGATGCTCGGTCCTGAGATCCTTCACGTCGGCGGTGCGTTCGCAGCCGTGGTCGCGTTCTCGGTCTGGTTCGGCGCTTCGTACACCAGCGAGGCCTGGCCGGGCGTGCTCGGCTTTCTCGCGTGCTTCATCGCCTGGTACCTCGGCGCGCCGAAGGTCGCACAACGGCTCGGCCGGCCGTTCAGTCTCCACGGGGAGCAGGCGATGCTCGCAGCGCCGGCGCTTCTTTTCGCATTCCCGATGCTCGCGTTCCTCGAGCCGGCGACAGCGGAGCCAGGGCTTCTGTTCGGCGTGCTGTTTGTTTTCCTGTCGGTAATCTCCGCCGCGGCCATCGCGCGCGAGGATGGCGTTCTCTACTTTACCGGAGCGTTCTTCGCGCTCGCCGCCGAGGCGGTGTGGTCCGGCAAATTCCTCGACCCGGAGCGTCTGCTGGAGGCGCTTGCGATCTATGCTGCCTTCGCACTGTTCTATCTCGGCGTGCCGATCGCAGCCGAGCGCGCCGGCAAACGCCTGCAGCCCGAGGGCGGCGGAAGTCTCGTGCTGCTGCTCGGCATCGCACTGCTGTTTTTCCTCGCGCTCGGTCCGGTAGCGCACTCGGCGCTCTGGGGCATCGCAGTCCTGCTCGCCATTTTGAACGCGGGCCTGTTCGCGCAGGCGTCTGCCGGGGGACCGCGACTGCTGACGATCGCCGGCATCGGGCTTTCGTGGGTCGTGATCGCTGTCTGGTGGTCGGCGGCGATGACGCCGGCACTGCTGTTTCCGGCGCTGCTCGTCGTCGCGGGCTTCACTGCGCTGATTCTCGGCGGCGGCGTTCTCACGCTGACGACGAGCGGCGAAGGTTCGGCGGCGCACGACCGAAGCCTTTCGCTGGCACTCGTCGGACATGCGTTCCTGCTGTTCGTTGCAGCCCAGGCCGATCTCGCCGTTCCGCCGTGGCCTGTGTTCGGAATCCTTGCGCTGCTCGACCTCGCGATCGGCGCTGCGGCGCTCTACACGCGCCGGGCCGTGCTGCATGTCGCCGCGATCATCGCGTCGCAGCTGATCGTGCTGGTCTGGATGCTGGTCGCGACGGTTGCACCGTGGCCGACAGTCGGAATGCTTGCCGCGGACGCGGTGGCCGCCTTTGCGTTCGGCTGGTTCGTGCTCGTGCAGCGCCGCCCGGACGCGAGCGAGCTGTTCCCGGCAGCCGCGGTCGTCGGCGTCTTCCTTGCGCAGGCCGTGACGATCATCAGCGCGCAGATGGACAGCCCGCCGGAGCTGGCGTCGCTCGTCGTCAATCACGTTGCGCTGCTCGTCGCACTGCTCGCGGTGACATGGCGGACAGGCCGGCACGCGCTCGCCGTGCTGGCCGTCGTTCCCACGGCGATCGGCAGCGGACTGTGGATCTTCCAGCACGCCGACGCATGGCAGGCCGGGCTTGTCTTCGTTACGTCGATCTACGTGGTGTTTCTCGCGTATCCGATGGCACTCGGCGCTCGCGCCGGCCGGTCGCGTGCGCCTTACGTTGCCGCAGTGGCGGCCGGCCTTGCGTTCCTGCTGCTCGCCCGGCGATGCATTCTTGCCGGGGGCTGGGAGAGCGTGATCGGCCTGCTTCCTGTGGCCCAGGCCGCGTGCATGCTTGCGCTGCTTCAGCGTGTGCTCGCGATCGAGCCTGCCGGCGAGCGCGAGATCGGAAGGCTCGCCATCGTTGCCGGCGCCGCGCTCGCCTTCGTGACGGTGGCGATTCCGCTTCAGCTAAGCCGCCAGTGGATCACCGTCGCGTGGGCACTCGAAGGCGCTTCGCTGGCGTGGCTTTACCGCCGGATCCCGTTCAAACAGCTGATCGTGTGGTCCGCAGGCCTGTGCGTTGCGGTCTTCGTGCGCCTCGCGCTGAACCCGTGGATTTTCGAGTACCATGCGCGCGCGTCGGTCCCGATCTGGAACTGGTACCTGTACACGTATCTGGTCTCGGCGGCGGCGCTGTTCGCAGCCGCGTGGTGGCTGCGCGACGTGGACGATTCGTTTTTCGACGGCATGCCGCGCGTGAGCGACGCGCTGTCGGCGGCGGCGACCGTGCTGTTGTTTCTCATCCTCAACATCGAAATCGCCGACTTCTATTCGACCGGCTCCGCGCTGACATTCAATTTCTCCGGCGACATCGCCCAGGACCTGACCTACACGATCGGCTGGGCGGTATTCGCGATTGCGCTGCTGACCGCCGGTATCGCGCGACGACGGTCCATCGTGCGCATCTCCGCGCTCGGCCTGCTGGTCATCACGATCACGAAATGTTTCCTGCACGATCTGTGGCGCCTGGGTGGTTTGTATCGAGTGGGATCGTTCGTCGGGCTCGCGGTCTGCCTCGCGCTTGTCGCGGTGCTGCTGCAGAAGTTCGTGTTCGGCGGCCAGGAGGAGTCCGCGTGA